The genomic region gccccacagatcaatactggtcttttctgcgcactttgtcctcactcgtgcgcacccaggagcaacttcccggtcggtcacccatcctgaaattactccaagctaagcacgcttaactttgcagttctgtccgaatgggcttctgaaaaagaaggaattccttattgatatgagtagtctatcatccctcttAAGCCAGGTTATCACACATAGATCATGTAACAATGAAACATAACCCTCTTCTTGTGCATTGACATGCCGTAAGAGAACAATTCATGAATACAGAGTAAATGCTAATGCCAATTTCTTGTAATTTTAGTGTATTAGAAATATAGAGAGGCTCGTCATTTCTTCCTTTATCAAAATAATTATAGAGTAGCAACAAAGTTAATTATATAACTTTCATTAGTAGCATCATGAGAATAAGTAAGTTGCGAGCcaccaatataatccttaacaaaaGCAAACTTCTCTTATATAGTGTAGTTGGGGGAGTTCAAAAGCATGATATAGGACTATAAAGTGTGGGTGCAACACTAATAATTTTATTCTTATCACAAATAACAATAGTATATTCATCTCTATGTATCATAGGGGCATCATGGCCTTCAATATAGCAAGCATGAAAGTCATCAAAAATAGTTTTTTCACCTAATGAGTTCAAAGGATCATGTATTTCATTTCTTTCTCTAGTAAGCATGGAGGGTAAGAAAGCactttgaaaggatcgagaagaggtgtctagagggtgggggtgaatagaccctcaaCAAGGAAAAGCTAAGGTGgaattttagcacaagtttaaacattcacaatacatttcaagcaagcatggcaagagtatatgagcagcggaaagtaaagcatgcaagttgcaagaaagtaaagggatgggattggagtgtgcaaacgtaattggagacacagagatttttggcatggttccgataggtggtgctatcgtacatccacgttgatggagacttcaacccatgaagggtaacggttgcgcgagtccacggagggctccacccacgaagggtccatgaagaagcaaccttgtctatcccaccatggccatcgcccacgaaggacttgcctcacttgggtagatcttcacaaagtaggcgatctccttgcccttacaaactccttggttcaactccacaatcttgacagaggctcccaagtaacacctaaccaatctaggagacaccactctccaaaagataatagatggtgtgttgatgatgaattccttactcttgtgcttcaaatgatagtctcccaaacactcaactctctctcatagatttggatatggtggaaagatgatttgagtggaaagcaacttgggaaggctagagatcaagattcttgtggctggattggaatatcttggtctcaacacatgagtaggtggttctctctcagaaaatgaatgatgtaagtgtaggcacgttctgatggctctctccacgaatggaggatgggtggaggggtatatatagcctccacacaaaatctaaccgttacacacaattcaccaaactcggtgagaccgaatactgcaactcggtcagactgatttagttcaaaatgtgaacgttaggcttttcggtgggaccgatgcgatcaactcggtgggaccgatgtgctagggttagggtaaaacctcaactcagtttgaccaattacacaaactcggtgagaccgattttggtaataagcaaaacagagagttggtcaagcaaacttgatgggaccgactgcatatctcggtgagaccgaaacagatgcaacatgcaacatgcaacagagagtttgcaagcccatcttggtgagaccgagatcccatcgatgagaccgacctgattagggtttctggcagtggctatgtcaagtgaacttggtggcaccggatagaccaaatcggtggggccgagtttgacttttgatttgggacatatgtagaaatgagaaagtggttgagggctttggagcatatcactaagcactttgagcaagcaagccattaaacaacacctcatccccttttaatagtattggctttcctatggactcaatgtgatcttggatcactaaaatgaaaatgaagagtcttgagcttttgccaatgtttgtccttagcatcttgaaggcgttccacatcctcttgtccatgccacgcctttgttgaactctctgaaatatactagataaaagtattagtccaacaagagatatgttgacattaattaccaaaatcacccagggagcacttgtgctttcacacttCAAAAGTTTCTTTCAAATGATACTAGCTTGTGAACAATTCTGCCCCATGACCCGTTTTAGCTTCTTACTGTGTTGAGACTCCCATTCAAGGCAATAGGATGGACGAAGAGAGAGGCTATTTGTTTTAGCATATTGCCATGCTACGAGATCGCCGATCTACCCATTCGGCAACAGGATTTGAAGGATTCTTCTCACTTCCACTTTCCAAAAGATCTCACATATCTTAAAGCAACTTTGTCCAATTCCATGGCTAAGATTTAACCTGATCATACCCAGGGTCTGGCCAAGCCCAAAGTGAAAAACCTCCTAGGCCCGGCCCAACCCGAAACACCTGAACAATACAAATTTTCATTTAAATTTGTTATTTTTGGGCATTTAATATATTGTTTTTGCTATTTTTCAACTAAAATAAGTATTTAAGCCTCATTTGGTCTTTCAAGTCGGGCTTTGGGCTAAAAAAAAACTGAGCCCAAGCCTGGCCCAGATGTCGGGCTTTTGGGTATGGGCCACCGGGTCGGGCTGCCCATGTGCAGGTCTAGCTAAGATAGCCCCTGGGCCCACTTGTGTGAGAAAAACACAAGACATGTGCACAAACAAGAACATACAAAGAGCGCCACCGTATTGCCTGGGCGTCCGATCTGATCTGAGTCGGAGAGAAAGACCATCAACGGTTAAATCATGTTCCACGTGGAGCCGGATTCACCAGATCCTCTTCGGGGCACGCCAAAAGACCAAATTACCCCCTGTCTACCCTCCACCCCCCACCCCTCTCCCTCTCGCGCTGGTCCCCTCTCCGTGCTGTTCCCCGCTcgctcgctccccctcctccgctcTCCGGCGCCGCCCAGCGGACCCCGACGCCGCCCTCCCCGCGGAACTCCGGCGCCTTCCAACGCCACCCGACGCTGCTGTTCGCACGGAGGCCCCGCGCCCCCCGGCCCCCTtcgacgccgcccctccccgtGGAGCCCCGGCGCCCCGCGGCCTGCCCGTccccgacgcgcgccgcctctCCCGCGGAGCTCTGACGCCGCCAGGTGAGGGTTCCTTGCTTTCCTTGTATGCTCCTTCGCGTGATTTGTGCAGTCCCCTAATAAACCCTAGGTCTTGTGGCGGAGGTTGATCAATGGCGTGGTGGGAGGGATGAGATGCTGCCTTTTTAATGACCCGTGAACTTATGTGGTGACCTGTGAACTTATTTGGGGTAATTCGATAGTCACTATGAGAGAAATCTTATTACTTTATGAGCTATAAAATTATTTTTTCTCGGATCAATCGATTTGTTGTTATGTTTAGAGATGTTGTTTTTGTTGCCTAGTTTTGAGGAATTTTGTGCCATAGCCTAGTGAGTTTGCCAATTTCGAGTTAGTTAAGGGGCTGCTTGGTTCCTGCCCAGGCACGTCCCGCCAAATCATGGGCGTCGTTGGCGCGCCAAAATATCGGCGAGCGATTTGTCCGCCGCCGTTTTGCCAGCGCTTTGGCGCAAAAACAGAGTGGAAAGGCTCAAGTGGGGCTGGCTTGCCAAAAATTTGGATTCCATCCAAACAGGACACGAAGCACCGGTCAACACCGATATATTGGCTAGGCAGGCAAGGGCGccgatccaaacagcccctaagaGTCTGGACTTGCTCTTGGGGAAGTGATGTGCTCAAACTCTATGACATTGGCCATTTGGCCTAGCAATTtagctactccctccgatccatattaattgtcgctgataaTATGGTTCCATATTAattcagcgacaattaatatggttCGGAGCGAGTAGCAAAATCTGACACTTCTCTGGTTGTTTGTCTGCGTGTCGTGGACATGAAGGGTTCAATGTCTTTGAAAGATTTCTTACTTTGGAATCAATATTTATGATATGCTGTTCTGTATCCGCAGGTAGGGTTTGACCAAGGGAAAACGGAAAGACATGCTACTCCTTCCGTGTGAACTACCGTGATGCATTGCCTAAACTGAGAATCCACCACATCTTGAGTGAAATCATGGCGCGAAAAGGAAGTCAAAGTAAAAGTGGTCCGAATCTTGCTTCACCTAATCGGCAAAATACAACTAATGGTGATATACTAAATACACCAGAAAGAGATCCAGTGCATGGTGAAGATCCAAGTTCACATCTTCAAGGTAAATCAAATGGTTCTGGAGGGAACACTGGCCAGAAAACAAAAAGCAACAAGAAGAATAACAAAAGCAATGGCACCTCCTTTGGTAAATCTGATGACATAACTTCACATAAACAACAACCAGAAGATATCAGTACTGATATGCAAAATTCAGAAGAACCTGGGCCACCTTTCAGCAGTACCAGACCAAGAAGAGATGGCAAGAAATCCTCACGGCGTGGCTTTGGTAAAAACTCATCAGTAGAACAAACTCCATTGCGTATTTTGACAGAGCAAGTCAAAGAGAAGACCAGGCATGTTACTTCCATGGCTGCATCCTTTTTTAGAACCTCGATGATGTATGTGATGGAAGAAAGCAAAGTATTAGTTGAGAAAAATAGGCCAGCTATCACAGCTTTCATGGCAATGGCAGAAAAAGGGCGTGCCTATGCCCTCAGCAAAATGGAGTATGTTTATCCTATTGCTCGGGCCTGGATGTTTAGTGCTGGAAAGCTGATGTTGCTCTTGTTGACTGTTTGGTTAGACTGCAACATAAGGGGCTTCGATTCTCTGCTTCGTCTGGGGACAAATTCCCTTATTGCAGTACTTTGGTGCAGCATGTTGTCAATTTTTGCAATGATTGGGataaagaaaatgctcatgttcaTGGTATGACCAActatctttttcttcttttctagttGCCTTGCTGACAATTTAATGTTTACTGTGCTAACAGTGGTTTGGACTTGGTCAACATTTATTTTCTGCACTTTCCTCTCATGAGTGCAAGCGTAGTTTCAGTAAAATTTCTGATCACTAGCCTGTTTAGTCCATGTAACATGTATAGtcttctgcagttgatgatgccttTCTAAGGGTTTATTATTCTCTCTTGCTTGAAACTTTGAATTGTCAAATCAAAGTAGATGTGCTTAATGTCCTGGCAGTATTTTAATATTTGCTATTCTCTCTTTGTGACCAGGTGATTGCTGCTTCTGTGGTTGCTTTTATTGGTATTGGTTTTGCTGTCCTGATTGTCGCGGTGCTTGCAGTGGTGATTTTATGGCTGTATGGAAGCTTTTGGACAACAAGCACTGTAGTAATTGTTGGAGGTCATATTCTACAACTTGTCTACTATTCCTTTGAGACCACTCTTACTAAACATTTCATAGTGTGTAAAATTCACTAACATTGCTTAAAATGCAGGTGCTTCCTTTTTGTTGAAGCATGAACGATTTGCTCTGCTTGTCACCTGCCTATATTCAATGTATTGTGCAAGAAGCTACATTGGATGGCTTGGATTACTTTTGAGCCTGAATTTGTCTTTCTTTTCAACTGACGTTCTAGTCCAGTTCCTGAAGAAAAATGTAGACAATGAAAATGGTTCTTCAAGGAACTCTGATCAAAATTCAGACAGATCAAGCAATTTCTTTGGGGAATTTCAGCAATCATCAAAAGACAGCAGCTCACATTCTGGATATACTCAACCTTCTAATCGTGGCCCTGGTGATCCGTCAACAAGTGGAGCTGAGGAGTTAACCTCTGAAGATGAAGTGGCACGTTTATTGAATTGCGCCGACCACTATTCAGCATTTGGATTTCGCCCGTATGAAATCATAGATGTATCAGTACTCAAGAGAGAATACAAGAAAAAGGTGATGCTAAAGATAAAACTAATGTCAGCTGTATGAGTGCCATATATGAATGTTCATATGCTGCAAGGTTTGATTATATCTTTGTTAATTGTGATTACTGATTTTGCAGGCTATGTTAGTCCATCCTGATAAGAATATGGGCAATGATAAAGCTGCTGATGCATTTAAAAAGCTTCAAAACGCATATGAGGTTCACATCCGTTCATTGTTGAAATAATTACATATTCAATTAAAATATATCTTTTTATAAGATCATGTATGTATTCATGAGTCCACAACTGTACACACAGGTTCTTCTTGATTCAGTGAAACGAAAGACATATGATGATGAGTTAAGGAGGGAGGAGCTACTGAACTACTTCAGGCGGTTCCAGGGTGCTTCTCAAAAGGTTTTCCTAGCTATTCCTTACAAATGATGTTTAATATTTATGCTTTGCTTGTTTTCTCTTATATCTTCTTTCCTTAAAAGTAGTTCCATGCTAGTTGGCTCCTGTGTGAGGGAAAGGTACTCGGTTTAGCTGGACGAGAGAATCACCCTACTGTGATGTTTCAATTAATTAGGGTGTATTGACATGTTTTTGAAGTGCATGAGAAGGGTTTGCATTTGGACTATTCAATTTCATGATAGTTCATGTTTTTCAGGTTAACctgagaaaaagaaatttaaactgcCAGCAATCACTTTACCACTTACGAGTGGATTTTGGATCTGGCTGATTTGTGCTTTGCTGGATTTGCAAAATCGCAAtgcatttttttttcatttggTCTCAGTTAATTGAGGACAATTTCGAAAGGCTGGCCCAGTAATAGTCATAGTTAGTTGAAGTTGATTTGACCAGTGGTATGGATTTTACTGTTCAGTTTAGTTAAGTTCCTAGTGGAAGTTGATCTGGCCAGGGAATTGGTATGGATTTTACTGTTCAGTTTAGTTAAGTTCAATGTTCTTGTGTGCATGGCGTGTGTTGGAAAAACATTATATTTTGCTGTCCATAAGCCCTGATTTAATGTTTGGAAAAGCATTATTTACCAGAAGGGTGCTGGATGGTTTCAGTGGCAACAATTGCTCATTGGTTTTTGACCCAGCTGTAGACGGTGTCCTTGATTGCTCTGATGCAAACATGCAGTTTCCATGATGGTTTGGTGTCATGGTTTTGATGTGAAAGTGACTTCAGACATTAGGCAGTTCGATTTTTGGGGTATGGAATCATGTTACATGCAATAGGTTCATATGTATTCGTTGCAGTAAATTTTTTTGTCAGTCTGAATAGTGTGACGTTCCTAATATTATGTATCGTTTTGTGTCGCAATTGTAAAATTTATTCTTGCAACTGCCATCGGTTGTTTATGAGACTAGTGTTTGGGAAATGTTTATGTTGGTTTAACAATCCATTCTGCCAAGGTGGTCTGAGATAAAAACAGAAGACACAAGAATAGTAGATGTAGTATCTACATATTAATACAGCTTCATAGTCTTGCAGTTTGCTTTAATTTATCCTCTTTAAAAAGTATcaatgtgccagagccatgagctggttgcgagatcttatgggtttcacctctagcctaccccaacttgtttgggactaaaggctttgttgttgttgttgttgttgtttagaTAGTATCAAATATGACTACTCATCTGATAGCCATAATTTCTTTgctgttttattttatttactagAAAGGAGGACATGGTACATTCCAACAAGGGTTTAGCCCCTCTGAAGGTGTTGATGAAGGACCTTCTGCTCTATCGAGAAGAATAGCCTGCAAGAAATGTGGCGATTTCCATCTGTGGATTTATACAGGAAGACCTAAGTTGCAGGGCAGATGGTGTCAGGTATTTTCTTTTGGTATATGGCTGTGGTTGCTTTTGATTCTGTGCTACTAGTAAATGTTCTGTATAAGTTACTTTTCTTCATCACAGGATTGTAAAGAGTTTCATCAGGCTAAAGATGGTGATGGATGGGTTGAGCAGTCATTTCAACCGGTCCTATTTCGGATGCTGCACAAGGTAATATCAGATTATTCCAACTCATGATATGACCAACTGCAAAAACTTTTAGCCACCACAAATGTCTTGTGACTGATGTCTTGTGATATTTACAATTTATGCAGCCCGATCTGCCTCGTGCATTTGTTTGTGCTGAAAGCAGCATTTTTGATGTCACCGAGTGGTTCAGCTGTCAGGTGAAAATTTATATGTTTTATGAATATCTTCTTTATTACATTTGATTGCTCATAAGTTTGATCTTTGGTCAGTACATATCTATGTGTTGTAAGGATGGCTACTATATGGTATGGTACTATGGTTAGATGCTTATCTGTTTGAATCACTGAAATCCTGTGTTTCTTTCATGAGAACTGTGACCAAGAAACTTTGTACTAGTGCAGTAAGTTCAGTAAGGGGATCACTTGCCACTGTTAGTTTGAAGTTTAGCCAGAATCTCTGTGGGCATTGTCTCCAGTTCTCAGTTTACTATTAAGATAAAAAAAATACATGGTGCATAGGAAAGCAGTAAACGTACTAAATCATAGCTACAGCTAGAGGAATTTTGCATGGTTTCTGAAATCTGAGGCGTCGAGTGGAGTGACGCACTTCCAGTCAGGGTCATTATTTTCACACTCCGCCTATTAAGCAAAAAGAGAAGCAAAGTAATTTATGAACTGATACACAAATTTCTGTTTTCTTCTCCAGGGAATGAGATGCCCACCGAACACCCACAAGCCGACCTTCCACGTGAATGCCAGCTTGGCAAAGGAAGTT from Triticum aestivum cultivar Chinese Spring chromosome 4A, IWGSC CS RefSeq v2.1, whole genome shotgun sequence harbors:
- the LOC123087793 gene encoding uncharacterized protein, giving the protein MARKGSQSKSGPNLASPNRQNTTNGDILNTPERDPVHGEDPSSHLQGKSNGSGGNTGQKTKSNKKNNKSNGTSFGKSDDITSHKQQPEDISTDMQNSEEPGPPFSSTRPRRDGKKSSRRGFGKNSSVEQTPLRILTEQVKEKTRHVTSMAASFFRTSMMYVMEESKVLVEKNRPAITAFMAMAEKGRAYALSKMEYVYPIARAWMFSAGKLMLLLLTVWLDCNIRGFDSLLRLGTNSLIAVLWCSMLSIFAMIGIKKMLMFMVIAASVVAFIGIGFAVLIVAVLAVVILWLYGSFWTTSTVVIVGGASFLLKHERFALLVTCLYSMYCARSYIGWLGLLLSLNLSFFSTDVLVQFLKKNVDNENGSSRNSDQNSDRSSNFFGEFQQSSKDSSSHSGYTQPSNRGPGDPSTSGAEELTSEDEVARLLNCADHYSAFGFRPYEIIDVSVLKREYKKKAMLVHPDKNMGNDKAADAFKKLQNAYEVLLDSVKRKTYDDELRREELLNYFRRFQGASQKKGGHGTFQQGFSPSEGVDEGPSALSRRIACKKCGDFHLWIYTGRPKLQGRWCQDCKEFHQAKDGDGWVEQSFQPVLFRMLHKPDLPRAFVCAESSIFDVTEWFSCQGMRCPPNTHKPTFHVNASLAKEVSGKGSTSGPRGGIPNMDAGVDEEFFEWLQNAMQSGMFEAQGDPPSPGSGTHAKSSGGGGGSSSNRKKRKGKKQW